The Thiobacillus sp. genome contains the following window.
GGCGGCCTGCTGCTGGTGGCCGGCGCGGCCTTCCTGCTGCTGGGGGGGCTGGGCCTGGTGCGCATGCCCGACCTGTTCAACCGCATCCAGGCCGGCACCAAGGCCACCACCCTGGGCACCCTGCTGAGCCTGTCCGGAGCCGCCTGCCTGCATCCGGAATGGGGCTTGAAGCTGCTGCTGATCGGCTTGTTCATCCTCTTCACCAATCCCATCTCCTCCCAGGTGCTGGCCCGGGCGGCCCACCGGGTGGGCGCGGTCAAGTCGTCCCTCACCAGCGTGGACCGGCTGTCGGAAGACCGGGGAGAGGCATGATGGGTGATCTGATGACCGTCATGACCGGGGTGCTGTGCGTCGCCATGATCGGCGCCGCCCTGATGGCCATCCGCGAGCCCAGCGCCGAGGAGGACAAGACGGAGACCGGCGGACTCCCCATCGCCATCCTGGCCGCCGGCCTGGTGAGTCTCATTGCCTCGGTGCTGTTCCTGGTGCTGGCGGCCCCCGACGTGGCCATGACCGAGGCCGCCATCGGCAGCGGCCTCACCACTTTCCTGTTCTTCTTCGTGCTGGGTCGGATAAGAACGACCCCCGGCTCGGTGAATCCACCCGAGCCGCCCCCCGAGGGGGCTGGATTGCATCCGCACAGCGGCGGGGTAGGAAACAATCATGGTTAAGCGCTTCATCGCCCTCCTGCTGGTGCTGTCCATCGGCGGCCTGTTCGCCCTGCTGCTGGCGGGCTACACCCCCGACGCGGACCTGAACCAGACCGCCCGCTACTACGCCGACAACACCGCCCGGGACATCGGCGCGGCCAACATCGTCACCGCCATCATCGTCACCTACCGCGGCCTGGACACCCTGGGCGAGGTCACGGTGCTGTTCCTGGCCGCCACCGTCGTGGGACTGGTGCTGGCCCTGGGGGGGAACGCCGGCAGACCTGGCCATGCCCTCGTCCCGGTAGGCGAACTGCTCACCACGGGCAGCCGCTACCTCGCGCCCCTGATCATGCTGCTGGGCGTCTACGTCTTCGTGAACGGCCACCTGACCCCCGGCGGCGGCTTCCAGGGCGGCGCCATCATCGCCTCGGGCACCTTGCTGCTCCTGCTGGCCGATCCCCTGAAACACTTCAGCCACGGCCTCATCGCCGCCATCGAATCCGTGGCCGGCGTCTTCTACGTCATCATCGGCCTGCTGGGCCTGGTGCTGGCCGGCGGCTTCCTGGACAACCGCTTCCTGCCCACAGGCACCCTGGGGGCACTGTTCTCCGCCGGGGCCATCCCGCTGATCTATTCCCTCATCGGCCTCAAGGTGGGGGCCGAGGTGTCCTCCATGCTCGCCAGCCTGTCCGAGACCGAGGAGCCATGATGCCCGGCATCGCCCAACTGGCCATGGCCACCGGCTTCCTGCTGATCCTCATCGGCTTCTACGGCGCCCTCACCCGCCGCAACCTGCTGCGCATGATCGTGGCCTTCACCATCGCCGACACGGGGGTCAACATCGTCATCGTCTCCATCGGCTATATGCACGGCCGCACGGCGCCCATCCTGGATTCGACTCTGGCCGCCGCTGACGCCGCCGCCCGCATCATCGACCCGGTGCCCCAGGCCCTGGTGCTCACCGCCATCGTCATCGGCGTGGGCGTCACGGCCCTGATGCTGGCCTACGCCCTGCGCCTCTTCGGCCAGAAGCGCAGCCTGGACATTGCCCAATTCACGGAGCTGAAGGGATGAGCGGCATGGAGAACCTGTTGCTGAATCCCCTCCTCATCCTGGCCATCGGCCTGGGCGCTGCCTTCCTGCTGGGCCTGCTGGGCGACCAGCGGCGCGCCGCGTCCTACGGCCTGACCCTGGCCGCCCTGGCCTGGATGGCCTGGATTCCCGCCCGCTGGCTGTGGGCCTTCACCCTGGAAGGCGCCGCCCCGGCGGAAATCCTCACCGCCGGCACGCCACCGCCCTTCGCCATCAACCTGCGCTTCGGCCTGGCGGAAGCCGCCCTGACCCTGCTGGTGAACCTGACGGGCCTGCTGTCGGCCATCCACCTCAAGGACGTGCTGCTGCAACAGGGCCGCCGCGCCATGGCGGTGCTGCTGGTGGCCGTCATGGCCCTGGGGGGCATCATCCTCACCCGGGACATGTTCAACCTGTTCGTGTTCTTCGAACTGGCGGTCATCTCCACCGCCGGCCTGGTGCTGCTGTCCCGCAACGCCCGCGCCGGCCTGTCCGAGCAGTTGTCGCTCAGCGCCGGCTTCAAGTACCTAGTGGTGTCCCAGCTCATCTCGGTGTTCCTGCTCATCGGCATCATCTTCGCCTACCACGCCACCGGCACCCTCAACATCGACGGCATGGCCGATGCGGAGCTGGGCCTGCTGAACGGCGGGGCCCTGGCCTTCTTCCTGATGTTCATCGCCATCGTCTCCGAACTGAAGCCCTTTCCCGCCAACGGCTGGGCCCTGGACATCTATGAATCGGCCCACCCCGCCTTCTCCGCCCTCTTCTCCGCCGCCACCGGCGCCGCGGCCCTCTACGCCGTGGACAAGCTGCTGCTGATCGGCGGCGAGGCCTGGCTGCCCATGGCCACGGGCATCGGCATCGTCACCTTCATCGCCGCCAACCTCTTCGCCCTGCCCCAGACCCACGACCGCCGCCTGCTGGGCTATTCCTCCATCGCCCAGACGGGCCTGGTGCTGGTGGTGCTGGGCCAGCGGGACATCCTGGGGGACAGCACTCCCTTCATCGCCTTCGGCCTGCTCATCTCCCATGCCGTGGCCAAGGCGGGCCTGTTCTGGCTCTCCGGCCTGGTGGCGAAGCG
Protein-coding sequences here:
- a CDS encoding Na+/H+ antiporter subunit G, giving the protein MNILGGLLLVAGAAFLLLGGLGLVRMPDLFNRIQAGTKATTLGTLLSLSGAACLHPEWGLKLLLIGLFILFTNPISSQVLARAAHRVGAVKSSLTSVDRLSEDRGEA
- a CDS encoding NADH-quinone oxidoreductase subunit K encodes the protein MMPGIAQLAMATGFLLILIGFYGALTRRNLLRMIVAFTIADTGVNIVIVSIGYMHGRTAPILDSTLAAADAAARIIDPVPQALVLTAIVIGVGVTALMLAYALRLFGQKRSLDIAQFTELKG
- a CDS encoding sodium:proton antiporter, whose product is MVKRFIALLLVLSIGGLFALLLAGYTPDADLNQTARYYADNTARDIGAANIVTAIIVTYRGLDTLGEVTVLFLAATVVGLVLALGGNAGRPGHALVPVGELLTTGSRYLAPLIMLLGVYVFVNGHLTPGGGFQGGAIIASGTLLLLLADPLKHFSHGLIAAIESVAGVFYVIIGLLGLVLAGGFLDNRFLPTGTLGALFSAGAIPLIYSLIGLKVGAEVSSMLASLSETEEP
- a CDS encoding DUF4040 domain-containing protein, translated to MGDLMTVMTGVLCVAMIGAALMAIREPSAEEDKTETGGLPIAILAAGLVSLIASVLFLVLAAPDVAMTEAAIGSGLTTFLFFFVLGRIRTTPGSVNPPEPPPEGAGLHPHSGGVGNNHG